Proteins found in one Takifugu rubripes chromosome 17, fTakRub1.2, whole genome shotgun sequence genomic segment:
- the btbd3a gene encoding BTB/POZ domain-containing protein 3a has translation MAAELFPSKKQISASISGSIQQQQQQNLSNNNSSSWGSQGCRTWQGLFSTIRERNSVMFNNEMMADVHFVVGPAGGTQRVPGHKYVLAVGSSVFHAMFYGELAEDQDEIRIPDVEPPSFLAMLKYIYCDEIDLGADTVLATLYAAKKYIVPHLARACVNFLETSLSAKNACVLLSQSSLFEEPDLTQRCWEVIDAQAELALRSEGFCDIDVQTLESILLRETLNAKEMVVFEAALNWAEAECQRQDLTPTIENKRLVLGKAIYLIRIPTMALEDFANGAAQSGMLTLNETNDIFLWYTAANKPDPLFCSKPRKGLAPQRCHRFQSCAYRSNQWRYRGRCDSIQFAVDRRVFIAGFSLYGSSCGSAEYSARIELKRQGMAMAHRIIKYFSDGSSSTFPVWFDYPVQIEPDTFYTASVVLDGNELSYFGQEGMTEVQCGKVTFQFQCSSDSTNGTGVQGGQIPELIFYA, from the exons ATGGCTGCAGAACTCTTCCCCAGCAAAAAGCAGATCTCTGCGAGCATCAGCGgctccatccagcagcagcagcagcagaacttgagcaacaacaacagcagcagttgggGCAGCCAGGGTTGCAGAACCTGGCAGGGACTGTTCTCGACCATCCGAGAGAG GAATTCAGTCATGTTCAACAATGAGATGATGGCTGATGTTCATTTTGTGGTGGGTCCAGCTGGGGGGACACAGAGAGTGCCAGGACACAAG TATGTCCTGGCCGTCGGCAGCTCTGTGTTCCATGCCATGTTTTATGGAGAGCTGGCCGAGGATCAGGATGAAATCCGGATTCCTGATGTGGAACCGCCTTCATTCCTGGCAATGTTAAA GTACATCTATTGTGACGAGATTGACCTGGGCGCTGACACAGTACTCGCCACTCTCTATGCAGCGAAGAAGTACATTGTGCCTCACCTGGCCCGCGCGTGCGTTAACTTCCTCGAGACAAGCCTGAGTGCTAAAAACGCCTGCGTGCTGCTGTCTCAGAGCAGCCTGTTCGAAGAGCCGGACCTGACTCAGCGCTGCTGGGAAGTGATTGACGCCCAGGCTGAGCTCGCCCTGCGTTCTGAAGGGTTCTGTGACATCGATGTCCAGACTTTGGAGAGCATCCTGCTGCGAGAGACGCTGAACGCCAAAGAGATGGTGGTGTTTGAAGCAGCGCTGAACTGGGCGGAGGCTGAGTGTCAGCGGCAGGATCTCACACCCACCATTGAGAACAAACGGCTGGTGTTGGGGAAGGCGATCTACCTGATCCGCATCCCCACCATGGCGCTGGAGGACTTTGCTAATGGTGCAGCGCAGTCCGGAATGCTCACACTCAACGAGACCAATGACATCTTCCTGTGGTACACCGCCGCCAACAAACCTGACCCGTTGTTCTGCTCCAAACCTCGCAAAGGTCTGGCTCCACAGCGCTGCCACCGCTTCCAGTCTTGTGCCTACAGGAGCAACCAGTGGCGCTACAGAGGCCGCTGTGACAGCATCCAGTTTGCTGTGGACAGACGCGTCTTCATCGCTGGTTTCAGCCTGTATGGCTCAAGCTGCGGCTCAGCTGAATACAGCGCCAGGATTGAGCTGAAGCGCCAGGGCATGGCCATGGCCCACAGGATCATCAAGTACTTCTCGGATGGCTCCAGCAGCACGTTTCCTGTATGGTTTGATTACCCGGTGCAGATTGAGCCCGACACCTTCTACACCGCCAGCGTGGTGCTGGATGGCAACGAACTCAGCTACTTTGGCCAGGAGGGAATGACGGAGGTGCAGTGTGGGAAAGTGACCTTCCAGTTCCAGTGCTCCTCAGATAGCACCAATGGCACAGGGGTGCAGGGTGGTCAGATCCCAGAGCTGATCTTCTACGCCTGA